The window GTCTTGCCATTGGTGCCGGTGATGGCCAGCACCTGCGGGGCGTAGCCAAAGCGTGTCTTCAAATCTCCCAATCCCGCTGCGAACAAGCTCAGCTCGCCGCCTTGCCAAAGTCCCATGCTGCGGGCAGCGTCTACCACCGGGGCCACCACCTCAGGGGCCAGGCCCGGGCTGCGGAACACCGCACGCACCGATGTGCCTTCAACCAGGCTGGCCGCAAAGGGGCCGGAGATAAAGCGCACGGCAGGCCACTCGGCCTGCAAAGTGGCCAACTGCGGCGGCGCATCACGGGTATCGGCCACGGTCACGTCCGCTCCGGCCAGGGCGCACCAACGGGCCATTGCCAGGCCCGAAGCACCCAAACCGAGAATCAGAACGTGTTGACCTTGGAGCTGCATGGCTTACCTCAGCTTCAGGGTCGACAAGCCGACCAGACACAGCAGCATGGTGATGATCCAGAAACGCACCACGACTTGTGTTTCTTTCCAGCCGCTCTTTTCAAAATGGTGGTGCAAGGGCGCCATCTTCAAGATGCGCCGACCCTCGCCGTATTTTTTCTTGGTGTATTTGAAGTACGTGACTTGCGCCATCACCGACAGGGCTTCCACCACAAAGATGCCCCCCATGATGGCCAACACGATTTCGGCCCGCACGATGACCGCGATGGTGCCCAGTGCCGCGCCCAGTGCCAGCGCGCCCACATCGCCCATGAAGACCTGGGCCGGGTGGGTGTTGAACCACAAAAACGCCAAACCCGCACCCGCCATAGCGGCGCAGAAGATGAGCAACTCGCCCGAGCCTGGGATGTACGGGAAGAACAGGTACTTGGAATACACCGCGCTGCCGGTGACGTAGGCAAAGACGCCCAAGGCCGAGCCGACCATGACCACTGGCATGATGGCCAGGCCGTCCAAACCGTCCGTGAGGTTGACTGCATTGCTGGACCCCACGATGACCAGATAGGTCAGGACCACAAAGCCCAGCACGCCCAAGGGGTAGTTGACTTCCTTGAAGAAAGGTACCTGCAAACCTGCTTTGGGCGGCAGACTCACATCAAAGCCCGACATGACCCACTGGCCAAACAAGTCGAGCACGCGCAGGTTGGACACTTCGGAAATGCTGAACACCAAATACAGCGCGGCCAGCAAGCCGATGACCGATTGCCAGAAATACTTCTCGCGAGAACGCATGCCCTCGGGGTCTTTGTTGACCACTTTGCGCCAGTCGTCCACCCAGCCAATGGCCCCAAAGCCCAAGGTCACGATCAGCACAATCCAGACGAAGCGGTTGGACAGGTCAAACCACAACAAAGTGGAGATGGCGATCGACAACAAGATGAGCACGCCGCCCATAGTGGGTGTGCCGCTTTTGGACAGGTGCGACTCCATGCCGTAGCCACGGATGGGCTGGCCAATTTTGAGCGAGGTCAAGCGGCGGATGACCCAAGGGCCTGCCGCCAGACCGATCAAGAGCGCCGTCATGGCGGCCATCACGGCTCGGAAGGTGATGTATTGGAAAACGCGCAAAAAGCCCCAATCGGGAGACAAACTTTGCAACCATTGGGCCAGGCTAAGCAGCATGGGGCTCCCCTTTTTTATCTTTGTTTTGACTGTTCTTGTCGTTGCTGTGCGACTGCAGCGCTTGCACCACACGCTCCATCTTCATGAAACGCGAGCCTTTGACGACCACGCTGCGGAACTCGCCCAACGATTCTGTGGTCGCCGACAGCAAACTGCCCATGTCTGCGAAGTGCCGGGCCGCCCCAAAGGCCTGCGCGCTGTGTACACACAAGTCACCCAGGGTGAACAGTGCTTCGATGCCGCGCTCGGCGGCGTAGGCACCCACCTCGGCATGGAACTCGGGGCCTTGGTTGCCCACTTCACCCATGTCGCCCAAGACCAGCAAACGCGGCGCAGGCAGCTCGGCCAGCACGTCGATGGCGGCGCGTACCGAGTCGGGGTTGGCGTTGTAGGTGTCGTCCACCAGGGTGATTTCTTCTGCGCCCATGGGCAGGACCAGTGCACGCGAGCGGCCCTTGACCGGCTCAAACGCAACCAAGCCCTGCACCACGGCGGCCAAAGGCACGCCCGCCGCCAAAGCGCACGCTGTGGCGGCCAAGGCGTTTTTGACGTTGTGTCGCCCGGCAATGTGCAGGTGCACAGGCGCGGTGCCCTCGGGCGTTTTGAGCGTGAACTGCCAGGCGCCTGACTGCCAGACCACCACAGCAGCACGCACATCGGCGTCTGCGGCAGAGGCCATGGCAAAACAGCGCTGTGCACGCTGGCCAGACAGCTCGCGCCACACGGCCGTGAAATCTTCGTCGGCTGGAAACACCGCCACGCCCTCAGGAGGCAAGGCCTGCAGCACCGCCCCGTTTTCATGCGCCACGGCCTCCACAGTGCCCATGAACTCTTGGTGCTCACGTTGGGCGTTGTTGACCAATGCCACGGTGGGCTGGGCCAGTTGGGACAAGTAAGCGATCTCACCGGGGTGGTTCATGCCCAGCTCGACCACGGCCATGCGGTGGTGGGTGCGTAAATTGAACAGGGTCAGGGGCACGCCAATGTCGTTGTTCAGGTTGCCCTGGGTGGACAAGGCGTCGTCCCCCGCATGGGCACGCAAGATGGACGCGACCATTTGGGTCACGGTGGTCTTGCCGTTGCTGCCGGTCACGGCGATCAGCGGCAAGTTGAATTGCGCACGCCAGCCCGCCGCCAACTCGCCCAAAGCGATGCGTGCATCGGGCACCACCAGCGCGGGCAAGCCGTGCGCCGCAGCTTGTGCTTCGCCAGAAGCCTCGCACACCACCGCCACAGCGCCTTGCGCCTGGGCTTGGGCGATGAACTGGTTGCCATCAAAGCGCTCACCACGCAAAGCCACAAACAGGTCACCTGCTTGCAGGCTGCGGCTGTCGGTGTGCACCCGGTCGGCCACCACGCCTTGCACGTTCACGCTACGAGCTTGGCTCAGCCAGCTCAGGGCGAGACTCAAATTCAGTTGCATGGACACCGGGACTTTCATGCGGGCACCCCCTGGTGCTGCGCAGCGCGTTGCTGCAAAGCCCTGCGGGCCTGCACCACATCCGAAAACGGGTGGCGAACGCCCATGATCTCTTGCTCGCTTTCGTGGCCTTTGCCCGCCACCAGCACCACATCTTGCTCGGCAGCTTGGACCACCGCTTCACCAATCGCCAAGGCACGGTCCAGTTGAATCTGGACCGATTGCGGTTGGCGCAGGCCTTGGACCATGGCGGCCACAATCGCTTCGGGCGATTCGCTGCGGGGGTTGTCGCTGGTCAGCAGCACTTGGTCGGCTGCGGCTTCGGCGGCTGCGGCCATCAAGGGGCGCTTGCTCGCATCGCGGTCACCGCCGCAACCCAGCACACACCACAGGCGGCCTCCACGCAGCGCTGCCTGCGAACGCAATGCGGCAAGTGCTTGGGTGATGGCATCGGGGGTGTGGGCATAGTCCACGACCACCAGCGGTTGAGGCAATTGCGCCTGAACACCGGGCAGCGCCAAAGACACGCGCTCCATGCGGCCGGGCACCGCCGTCAGCTGTGCACAAGCTTGCACCGCTTGTGTCAAATCAAAACCCAGGGCCCGCAAACTGCCGATCACGCCCAAAAGGTTGTCGATGTTGTAGTCACCGATCAAACCCGTGTGCAAGGTCTGCACGGTCTGGCCTTCGATCACCTCAAAAGCCAAACCTTGGGCACTGGGCAAAGCACGGGCTTGCAAACGGGCTGCGCCGCGGCGCGAGCAGGTCCAGACGTCGAGTGGGCCGCCTTGCAGCTGCTGGGCCAACAAAGCGCCCTGTGCATCGTCGATGTTGATGACGGCCGACTGCAAACCGGGCCACGTAAACAAAGCGGCCTTGGCCGACCAGTAACGGGCCATGTCGCCGTGGTAGTCCAGGTGGTCTTGGGTGAAGTTGGTGAACACGGCCACGCGGATGTGTGTGCCGTCCAAACGGTGCTCAGCCAGGCCGATGGAAGAAGCTTCGATGGCGCAGTGCGTGACGCCGTCGTCTGCAAACTGGCGGAACTGGCGCTGCAACAACACCGGGTCGGGGGTGGTCATGCCGGTGCTCACCAGATCGGGCAATTGGCCAACACCCAATGTGCCCACCAGCCCACAGGCTTGTTGCAACACGGGCGAAGACAGGGCCTGTGCCAACCACCAAGCCGTTGATGTTTTGCCGTTGGTGCCCGTGACCGCCAGCACCTGCAAAGCGCGGCTGGGTTGTTCATAGTAGGCGTCAGCCACCCAAGCGGTTTGGGCTTTGAGGCTGGGCATACACGCCAGTGCCGCTGGGTTGGGGCTCTGCAGCGCGCTCAGCCAAGTGCCGTGTCCAAGCTCCTCCATCAGGCAGGCGCTGGCGCCTTGCGCCAAGGCCTGGGCCAGGTAATGTCGCCCATCGGTAGCTGCGCCTGGCCACGCAATGAAACCGTCGCCTGCCTGCACCAGTCGGCTGTCGGTGCGCAGCTCGCCGGTCACGCGCGAGCGCAACCAGACAGCGGCGTCCTGAGCGCTGTGCCATGTGTGCATCAGAACGACTCCTCGACCGCTTTGGCCACGATCTGGGGCTTGACGGCCATGTCCGGCTGCACGCCCATCAGTCGCAGGGTTTGCTGCACCGTCTGGCTGAACACGGGAGCAGCCACGGCACCGCCGTAATAGACCCCGTTGGAGGGCTCATCGATCATCACCGCCACCACAATGCGTGGCTGCTCGACCGGGGCGATGCCCACAAAAAAGCCGCGGTATTTTTTGCTGGCGTAACCCTTGCCTTCTTGCTTGCGGGCCGTGCCCGACTTGCCACCCACCGAATAACCGATGGTCTGGGCTTTTTGTCCGGTGCCGCCAGGGCCCGCTGCCATTTGCAGCATCTTGCGCATGGCTTTGGCATTGGCAGCGCTGATCACGCGTGTGCCCTGCGCCTGGTGATCGGCTTTCATCATGGTGGCCGGGACGATTTCGCCATCACGCGCAAACACGGTGTAAGCCCGAGCCATCTGAAACAAGCTGCCCGAGACGCCATAGCCATAACTCATGGTGGCCTGCTCCACGGGGCGCCACGATTTGTAGGGGCGCAAACGGCCACTGACCACACCCGGAAACGGCAAAGTGGGTTTTTGCCCAAAACCCAGCTCGGTGAACATCTCCCACATTTCACGGGGCTCCAACTGCATGGCCATCTTCACGGTGCCCACGTTACTCGACTTCTGGATCACCTCATTCACGCTGAGCATGCCGTAGGGATGCACATCGGTGATGGTCGAGCCCGTGATGTTGATGCGCCCTGGAGCGGTTTGGATCATGGTCTCGGGCTTGACCAAGCCTTGCTCCAGCGCCAGCGCCACCGTGAAGGGCTTCATGGTCGAGCCGGGCTCGAAGCTGTCGGTCAAGGCGCGGTTGCGCAATTGCTCGCCGCTGAGGTTGA is drawn from Limnohabitans sp. 63ED37-2 and contains these coding sequences:
- a CDS encoding UDP-N-acetylmuramoyl-tripeptide--D-alanyl-D-alanine ligase, yielding MKVPVSMQLNLSLALSWLSQARSVNVQGVVADRVHTDSRSLQAGDLFVALRGERFDGNQFIAQAQAQGAVAVVCEASGEAQAAAHGLPALVVPDARIALGELAAGWRAQFNLPLIAVTGSNGKTTVTQMVASILRAHAGDDALSTQGNLNNDIGVPLTLFNLRTHHRMAVVELGMNHPGEIAYLSQLAQPTVALVNNAQREHQEFMGTVEAVAHENGAVLQALPPEGVAVFPADEDFTAVWRELSGQRAQRCFAMASAADADVRAAVVVWQSGAWQFTLKTPEGTAPVHLHIAGRHNVKNALAATACALAAGVPLAAVVQGLVAFEPVKGRSRALVLPMGAEEITLVDDTYNANPDSVRAAIDVLAELPAPRLLVLGDMGEVGNQGPEFHAEVGAYAAERGIEALFTLGDLCVHSAQAFGAARHFADMGSLLSATTESLGEFRSVVVKGSRFMKMERVVQALQSHSNDKNSQNKDKKGEPHAA
- the mraY gene encoding phospho-N-acetylmuramoyl-pentapeptide-transferase; this translates as MLLSLAQWLQSLSPDWGFLRVFQYITFRAVMAAMTALLIGLAAGPWVIRRLTSLKIGQPIRGYGMESHLSKSGTPTMGGVLILLSIAISTLLWFDLSNRFVWIVLIVTLGFGAIGWVDDWRKVVNKDPEGMRSREKYFWQSVIGLLAALYLVFSISEVSNLRVLDLFGQWVMSGFDVSLPPKAGLQVPFFKEVNYPLGVLGFVVLTYLVIVGSSNAVNLTDGLDGLAIMPVVMVGSALGVFAYVTGSAVYSKYLFFPYIPGSGELLIFCAAMAGAGLAFLWFNTHPAQVFMGDVGALALGAALGTIAVIVRAEIVLAIMGGIFVVEALSVMAQVTYFKYTKKKYGEGRRILKMAPLHHHFEKSGWKETQVVVRFWIITMLLCLVGLSTLKLR
- a CDS encoding peptidoglycan D,D-transpeptidase FtsI family protein, with product MKRSPSVQLTSSPLLASKTPVWRSKLIVAAMALGFLGLVGRAAHVQVIDNDFFLRQGEVRFARTLELPANRGRVLDRNGVLLASSVPAPSIWANPEDLERDPVKLRQLARLLEMTPAELDNKLKNEEKTFVWLRRQMDETVVKEIRALGIKGVYDIKEYKRLYPEGEAAAHIVGFTNVEDKGQEGVELIFQKQLAGQPGSRRVIKDRLGRVVEAVGETVHPVDGKDLQLSIDSKVQFYAYQTLREAVKEHKAKAGSVVVLDSQTGEILALANYPSYSPSRRVNLSGEQLRNRALTDSFEPGSTMKPFTVALALEQGLVKPETMIQTAPGRINITGSTITDVHPYGMLSVNEVIQKSSNVGTVKMAMQLEPREMWEMFTELGFGQKPTLPFPGVVSGRLRPYKSWRPVEQATMSYGYGVSGSLFQMARAYTVFARDGEIVPATMMKADHQAQGTRVISAANAKAMRKMLQMAAGPGGTGQKAQTIGYSVGGKSGTARKQEGKGYASKKYRGFFVGIAPVEQPRIVVAVMIDEPSNGVYYGGAVAAPVFSQTVQQTLRLMGVQPDMAVKPQIVAKAVEESF
- a CDS encoding UDP-N-acetylmuramoyl-L-alanyl-D-glutamate--2,6-diaminopimelate ligase — encoded protein: MHTWHSAQDAAVWLRSRVTGELRTDSRLVQAGDGFIAWPGAATDGRHYLAQALAQGASACLMEELGHGTWLSALQSPNPAALACMPSLKAQTAWVADAYYEQPSRALQVLAVTGTNGKTSTAWWLAQALSSPVLQQACGLVGTLGVGQLPDLVSTGMTTPDPVLLQRQFRQFADDGVTHCAIEASSIGLAEHRLDGTHIRVAVFTNFTQDHLDYHGDMARYWSAKAALFTWPGLQSAVINIDDAQGALLAQQLQGGPLDVWTCSRRGAARLQARALPSAQGLAFEVIEGQTVQTLHTGLIGDYNIDNLLGVIGSLRALGFDLTQAVQACAQLTAVPGRMERVSLALPGVQAQLPQPLVVVDYAHTPDAITQALAALRSQAALRGGRLWCVLGCGGDRDASKRPLMAAAAEAAADQVLLTSDNPRSESPEAIVAAMVQGLRQPQSVQIQLDRALAIGEAVVQAAEQDVVLVAGKGHESEQEIMGVRHPFSDVVQARRALQQRAAQHQGVPA